A part of Thermotoga petrophila RKU-1 genomic DNA contains:
- a CDS encoding deoxyribonuclease IV, which yields MIKIGAHMPISKGFDRVPQDTVNIGGNAYQIFPHNARSWSAKLPSDDITTKFKREMKKYGIDWENAFCHSGYLINLASPKEDIWQKSVELLKKEVEICRKLGIRYLNIHPGSHLGAGEKEGTERIVRGLNEVLNSTEDVVILLENVSQKGGNIGYKLDQLKKIRDLVDQKDRVAITYDTCHGFDSGYDITKKEGVEALLNEIETLFGLERLKMIHLNDSKYPLGAAKDRHERIGSGFIGEEGFAVFFSFKEIQKVPWILETPGGNEEHAEDIKKVFEIIEKFDIEVD from the coding sequence AGGGGGGAATGCCTATCAGATCTTTCCTCACAACGCTCGCTCCTGGAGTGCAAAACTTCCTTCTGACGATATCACCACGAAATTCAAACGGGAGATGAAAAAATACGGAATCGACTGGGAAAATGCGTTCTGTCACAGTGGATACCTCATAAACCTCGCCAGTCCAAAAGAGGACATCTGGCAGAAGTCCGTTGAACTTTTGAAAAAAGAAGTGGAAATTTGCAGAAAGCTGGGTATAAGGTATCTGAATATTCACCCCGGCAGTCACCTCGGAGCTGGAGAGAAAGAAGGAACAGAAAGAATAGTAAGAGGATTGAACGAGGTGCTGAATAGCACCGAAGATGTGGTGATTCTCCTTGAGAACGTCTCACAAAAAGGAGGAAACATCGGTTACAAATTGGATCAGCTGAAAAAGATCAGAGATCTCGTCGATCAAAAAGACCGTGTGGCCATCACTTACGATACGTGTCATGGATTCGACTCTGGTTACGACATCACAAAAAAGGAAGGGGTCGAGGCCCTACTGAACGAAATAGAGACCCTGTTTGGCTTAGAAAGACTCAAGATGATTCACTTGAACGATTCCAAATACCCGCTTGGAGCGGCAAAAGACAGACACGAAAGAATAGGAAGCGGATTCATAGGTGAAGAAGGCTTTGCAGTGTTTTTCTCCTTCAAAGAGATCCAGAAAGTTCCATGGATCCTTGAAACCCCTGGTGGAAACGAAGAGCACGCGGAGGATATAAAAAAGGTGTTTGAGATCATAGAAAAGTTCGATATAGAGGTCGATTGA